The window GAGGAATGGAAACGGTTTACACACCCCCGCAAAATAAGATGCTCGTTATTTCGTTTAGAACATACCTATGAGGAATGGAAACAAACTATGAATACTACTCCATCTTGTGGTGCTGGGTTTAGTTTAGAACATACCTATGAGGAATGGAAACCAAATTGCATGCCAGAAAAATAGTACTCCTCTAATTGTTTAGAACATACCTATGAGGAATGGAAACAATTCCTCAATATGATATACCTTGGGTAAATATTTAAGTTTAGAACATACCTATGAGGAATGGAATTCAAAGGGAAATGATAGATATCATTTCACATAATTTGAAAAGAATATACAAAAAAAACATCAAAATTCCATGATGTTTCGATTTTTTTCTAAAAAAATGCACAGAAACAAAACAGCATGACTTTGGTAGAATATCAAAGCCATGCTGTTTAAAAGTAAATCTAAAATTGCGAATTATTTTAATATATGTCTTAAAAATTCTTTTGTCCTCTGATTTTTTGGTTCTTTAAAAATTTCTTCTGGTTTTCCTTCCTCTGCTATAACTCCTTTGTCCATGAAGATTATCCTATCTGCTACTTCTCTTGCAAATCCTATTTCGTGTGTTACCACTATCATTGTCATACCAGATTTTGCAAGATCCTTCATTACCTCTAAAACTTCACCTACAAGTTCTGGATCAAGAGCAGATGTAGGCTCGTCAAATAACATAAGCACGGGATCCATCATTAATGCCCTTGCAATGGCAACCCTTTGTTTTTGACCACCTGACAAATTATCTGGATAATATTCTATCTTTTCACTCAAACCCACCCTATCTAGCAAACTCTTTGCCTTTTCTACTGCCTTTTCTTTTGGCATCTTTAAAACCTTTGTAGGTGCAAGGATCAAGTTTTCCAAAACAGTCATATGTGGAAATAAATTAAAGTGCTGAAAAACCATACCAATTTTTGTTCTTATTTCGTTGATACTCTTATCTTTTTCTATTTTTTTTCCAAGAAAA of the Thermosipho affectus genome contains:
- a CDS encoding amino acid ABC transporter ATP-binding protein — translated: MILEVRDLHKSFGELKVLKGVNLRVEKGETIVIIGPSGGGKSTFLRCINHLEDYQKGEIIFLGKKIEKDKSINEIRTKIGMVFQHFNLFPHMTVLENLILAPTKVLKMPKEKAVEKAKSLLDRVGLSEKIEYYPDNLSGGQKQRVAIARALMMDPVLMLFDEPTSALDPELVGEVLEVMKDLAKSGMTMIVVTHEIGFAREVADRIIFMDKGVIAEEGKPEEIFKEPKNQRTKEFLRHILK